From Watersipora subatra chromosome 8, tzWatSuba1.1, whole genome shotgun sequence, a single genomic window includes:
- the LOC137401569 gene encoding phosphoglycerate kinase 1-like, producing the protein MSSLNKLSVDGVDLKGQRVLMRVDFNVPMKGTSITNNQRIAAAVPTITYVLEAGAKAVILMSHLGRPDGRVQDKFSLKPVAVELGGLLNKEVIMLPDCVGEEVVTACADPADGSVILLENLRFHPEEEGSFKDETGKKVKSTPEAIAQFRECLTKLGDVYVNDAFGTAHRAHSSMVGVDLKQKASGFLMKKELSYFAKALEEPERPFLAILGGAKVKDKIQLIESMLDKVNEMIIGGGMAFTFLKVLQGMKIGASLFDEEGAETVPNLMAKAEKKGVKIHLPVDVVTADKFAEDAATGYTTVADGIPEGWMGLDTGKESAKLFSVVVNRAKLIVWNGPLGVFEFDNFSGGTKALMDDVVKATQQGVTTIIGGGDTATAAAKYGTEDKVSHVSTGGGASLELLEGKVLPGVVALSDA; encoded by the exons ATGAGCTCGTTGAACAAGCTGAGTGTGGATGGGGTTGACCTCAAAGGTCAGCGAGTGCTGATGAG GGTTGATTTTAATGTTCCAATGAAAGGTACCAGCATCACTAACAATCAGAG GATAGCCGCAGCTGTGCCCACAATAACCTATGTTTTGGAGGCTGGAGCCAAGGCTGTGATTCTTATGAGCCATCTCGGCAGACCTGATGGTAGAGTGCAGGATAAGTTCTCCCTCAAACCTGTCGCTGTTGAACTAGGCGGTTTGCTAAACAA AGAAGTGATAATGCTGCCTGACTGTGTCGGAGAGGAAGTAGTAACTGCATGCGCTGACCCTGCTGATGGTTCCGTGATACTGCTGGAAAACCTGCGGTTCCACCCAGAGGAGGAAGGCAGTTTCAAAGATGAGACTGGCAAAAAG GTCAAGTCAACTCCAGAAGCCATAGCGCAGTTCCGAGAATGTCTGACGAAACTAGGAGATGTCTATGTGAATGATGCTTTTGGCACGGCTCATAGAGCTCACAG TTCTATGGTCGGGGTGGATCTCAAGCAAAAGGCTTCTGGATTCTTAATGAAGAAGGAGTTATCATACTTTGCTAAGGCCTTGGAGGAGCCTGAACGACCCTTCCTTGCCATCCTTGGAGG TGCCAAAGTCAAAGACAAGATTCAATTGATAGAGAGCATGTTAGATAAGGTGAATGAGATGATCATAGGAGGGGGCATGGCTTTTACATTCCTCAAAGTCCTGCAAGGCATGAAG ATTGGAGCCTCTCTGTTTGATGAGGAGGGAGCAGAAACCGTCCCCAACTTGATGGCGAAAGCAGAGAAAAAAGGAGTGAAAATACATCTTCCTGTGGACGTTGTAACAGCTGACAAGTTTGCTGAAGACGCTGCTACTGGCTACACGACTGTCGCTGACGGGATTCCTGAGGGGTGGATG GGACTTGACACTGGGAAGGAATCAGCAAAGCTTTTCTCAGTGGTTGTAAACAGGGCTAAACTGATTGTGTGGAATGGACCCCTTGGAGTGTTTGAATTTGACAACTTTTCTGGTGGAACCAAGGCTCTCATGGATGACGTTGTCAAAGCCACACAGCAGGGCGTGACCACCATCATTG GGGGTGGAGATACCGCTACTGCCGCTGCCAAGTATGGCACCGAGGACAAGGTGAGTCACGTGAGCACGGGAGGAGGAGCCAGCCTTGAACTCCTTGAAG GCAAGGTGCTGCCAGGAGTGGTTGCGCTGTCCGATGCCTAA